Sequence from the Mytilus galloprovincialis chromosome 13, xbMytGall1.hap1.1, whole genome shotgun sequence genome:
cactctgtggtttaagtttttaaaatttttataatgttcttaaactatcctggatttctaccaaacttagacaaaagcttgtttctgatcataagatattattcagaagtaaattttgtaaaaaaaaattcactttttccgtattttacttataaatggacttagtttttcttccagttaacattacatacagtctgcagttaaagtttataaaacatttattagattcataaactgtcctggattttttaccaaacttggaagcttctttcaatcaaaagacagtatcgagagggaaatttttattgatgtttttcctcatttttgttgagtctgcgattcacagcaaaagtaggtgagacactgggttccgtggaacccttacaaattttctTAGTTTGGAGAGATAAAGATAACACTTTGTTATTTGGTACAGAAAGAGCAAACACACTTACAGTAATGCAAATaatatgtaaatagatataggaagatgtggtgtgagtgccaatgagacaactctccatccaaataacaatttaaaaaaaagtaaaataaaaataggtcaatgtacggccttcaacacggagccttggcttacaccgaacaacaagctataaagagctaaaaaattaccagtgtaaatccattcaaacgggaaaaccaacgtctaatctatatataaaataaaaaaacgagaaacgagaaacacgtataaattacataaacaaacgacaactactgtacatcagattcctgacttaggacaggtgcaaacatttgcagcaggattaaacgttttaatggatccaaaccttctccctttttctgaaagaatagcataacatcacaacatagaaaaacacacgataaaatatcaattggcagtcttaactcaatcaaaaaacgtacattaatacactataaacgaataaatgtgatctgcgatatctggatgcaaatgcacagttaataaaatattggggacaaacattcaaggccaaaaagcaaacaaacaagtccaaacaaagccatggcacgACACCactcaggcgcgtagctccctatacgccaacacgcagttgcgtgcacatcaattcggcatgcaaaaaaaaaattgcaaaataaaaatttaaaggataCACTCACGAGTATTCAAATGATGTAATGTCATTAAATagcggcatttggtttcaaaattaaagttttattgcaGATGACAAAAACGGACAGTAACTTGAATCTATTACAAGATTATAATTTGTTATACTCTTGTAGTTTCGGAGAACATTTTACAGAGTACACTTTATCTGTTTGGAATGCGATGTACCAATCGGCCATTAGATttatcagaacccttcgatatcgttaAATATGCCGATGCGATGTGACTACCAAAGCCGATCACCCTGCAAACACGCAAAACTAGtcttggaaagtctcattatattttgcgtCCATAGACCACATGATAATTTACGAGTAATATCTTTAattaatattctttaatattgTGAAAAGTAGTATAACACTATAAAACGTAGCATAACACCATAAAAAGTCTTTTTCTCGGgatatatcagtttgttttggggatataatgtttttcttgtatttctCGGGAAATCGTGGTACCGGAAAATGGTTTGGTTTTTCGGGTTTTGGCCATAGGACGGTTAATATTGAGAAGCTACATGTACATAGGTACATGATAATTTATGGAACTGGAGTCGCGACTGCATGATATCAGTCAGAAAAATCACTGCTTTTCGCATATGTGCTTCCTCGTGTTGAAGGAAATACAAAAAACGAACAAATCGCAGCATAGTttgagacatacgaaactgacttgtcatgtaattttgacaaattcaatcgggaggtcgctcgatggcgAACACGCTTGATTACATCTCGCGGATGCTACCGCAGAGAGATCGTTCAGTGTACTACGTCTGTTGAAAACATAATTATGTACGATTAACAACGAACAACGACGGTTTAGCATCGCTAGCATtgctgcatattcatcgggatttttgtgtgaatattgacaaagtaCAATGTAATAAAGAAGTTCGTTTCTGCTAAGACCCGAAGGGcagatttttgacactttttaggAAATTCCATaacacaaaaatgtgttgtttatgtattcaaTTAACCATGCTTTATTCTATGTAGATGTTCTATTCAGAAGATTTTTCAATAGTTTTGCATTCATGAATTATGTATAAGTCCTATGTACATTTAGCATCTCAATTAACCATCCTACGGCCAAAACCCGAAAAACaaaccattttctgcataaaagggtcccaaaatttttcgcctcgcttcgctcggcggtaaatgcttgcacatcgtttcattctagctacgcccctgccactgcgaaatatttaaccctttgaaaataatcactttagaaaaaaaaacggttttaaaaaaaaatacaggtaaatcttgaagtttatacaaatgtagtaagaagaattgaaacttagaatatattccaaataatcaaagctggtatatagacaagatccatataaataaaaaataacaaaaaaaaaacattataaacagtatcaacaggtcgaattaacaagaaaatacgatttgagagtactcgcagttactgacagccagttaaaagccaaaaaacaattaatgataaaaaaaatcacatgtaTGATTCTTCtttgtatatatttgtgtttttgagAAAGACCTGAAGTTTAAGATGATTAACCACACTAGAACactatttttatacgcccgtcaaaattttgacgggacgtattatggtatacaaatgtccggtgtccgtccgtccgtccgtccgtccgtctgtctgtccgtctgtctgtccggcgtaaacatgtcgcaccgtaacttgaaaACGACTTacccaaatttcatgaaacttgatatagttgtttcttattatggtcaaatgatctgtatactttttggtgaaaataagatttaaactttttgagttacggcactatgtaactaaaacaggggtgtgttttttttttcacatgtcacaccgtatctcaaaaatttttcttgattattgcttaaaactttacatacttcttagttataataatcttaatatctgtatactttttggtgatgattcaaaatttcatttttgtgttattgagtattttgtaaaaaagggggagggtttttttacatgtctcgctgtatctcaaaaacaatttatgattattgcttaaaactttacacacttctttgttatattaatctaaagatctgtatactttttgttgatgcttcaaaatttcatttttgagttattgagtattttgtaaaaacgggggagggggtttttacatgtcgtgccatatctcaaaaacaatttatgattattgcttaaaactttacacacttctttgttatttcaatcttaagatctgtatactttttggtgatgacttaaaattttatttttgagttattgagtattttgtaaaaaaggggatgctttttttacatgtcacgccatatctcaaaagcaatttatgattattgcttgaaactgtacacacttctttgttatattaatctaaagatctgtatactttttggtttaattcaaaattttattttagtgatatttagttttttgtaaaaaaaaaaaaacagggtgggggttCACAATTCCCgtcgtgtctcaaaaacaataaatggctATTGCTTAatactttctcagaaactatttatgattattgcataatcttccacacaagacgtcgggcgtatcatgcgctcatgacgcagctgtttatttattatttcaatccTTTTCTCTTGTAAAAGCTGTGTAGAACATGTCCTTTGTAATTGCCGTTGCAAACGGTTTTGTGAGTTAATTATGCAGTTACACATTTATATTGACTCAAAGGGTGCGCTATAATTATCATAAATGTggtattattaaaaaaagaaacgacAACTTTATAAACAACAAAGGAAAACTTTTGTCGCCGGTCATTATAAAACGACATAAGTATCAATGACCAAGACAATTATTTTTGGTATGAGCAACACATAAATCGCCCATTTAGAACAAAGGAGAACGACTGCATTTTCTGGAGATTGTTTTTGCAAGTTTGGTTGCTTTATGTCAAACTTTTTTAGGCGTGAGTTAAGTCAAAATAAGGGTATTCCAGGATGTCGAGAACTCCTGAAATATTCCAAGAGCCCTTTTGATACCAACACAATAGTTTCAATTTAATCTGCGCTCATGCATATTTTGTCAAGGAGCAATCGATTAACAAAGTAGATCAAAGTATGACGCTGACGACGATTGAAGTTCTCTGCATTTGTCACTACCAATTGCCGGATGCTGTTAGGCGACCCAATAGTAAGGAATCTGCGAATATAGTTATTTAAATGAAATgattatataataaatgtaatatatattttttttaatttttagatgaTACTTGAAGAATTTGGTTCTGCAATGTGGATTGACCCGTCAGCGTCTATAAATAATGTCCAAGAATTGAACCAGTTTAAATACAGAGCTGATCGAAGTTTTTTCCTTTACGAATATCCGATTTTCACTGCAATAAACGCATACACAAACCCGAAAATGTTCAAACATCTGAATGAGAAGCGTTGTACATTTGTTGACCTTGGAATGATGGACACCCGTGTCATGGTGTTATACCGGACAAAACAAACATGGTATGGAATAATGAAACCATGGTTAAAGTGTGCTCTTACTAAAGATTGCATTGCACCAGATGGCGCGAGGAGAACCGAATGTTTCCACTACAAGCGTCCGAAATCAACCGGATGTCATTGGTATGAACAGTCCATCTTtagtattattataaatagagtaTATCAGTTTACTATTAATTCTGACAAATTCAAGGCACCACATGCTGTGCATTTTGATGAGACTGAACTTGTATATTATTTTCCCGAACAGCCATGGACATACACACAGATATTTCTTATCTTCACGTTACCTCCTATGGTTCTTGTTACATTGTGGTACTTGAAAAAACGAAGAGATGCCagcaaaagaaataaattttataacCGATAGTgttcagaaaagaaaaaaaaacttgtgttcATAGGCATTCCAAGaaggtacaaaaatgtatctgCCATTACCAGCGACTGTTTTGAGCTTGGAGAAGCAATCCTCCTTGATGTCATACATTAACGAACACAGTGCTCAATATACAGGGTACAATTATATCCGAGGAAATCCATGAGCAATTGTTAAACCAAGACTCGGCGAATATCGGGTATTATACAATTTTACAGGAGATCAGTCTCTATGACACAAAAGTCAAATAGTGGGGTCAAGATTACTATTTTAAGGTCCGTTCTTGTATCTGTCAATTTAACTTAAACATAATGGATATTGGCGATTTTTACAGATAAAAGTTCATCTAGAAAACGCTTTTAACGAGATAAATCCAACATATTGACTTGATTTATTCAATAGCTAAAATGTTCAAACAACATATCAGATCGATTTGTTtgtacaattttcaaaaatatatattcaagaaACATAAAACAATTAACATATTGTCATAATTCCTTCTCTATCAAGTCCATCATCCAGACCttaaattttgatatgttttttttttatttttttttatattcaagttgaaaaaaaacaaaacctgaAGATTTTGTTAGGGAGTAGTTTTGTTAAAACCATTTATGTCTTCTTCTTAAGATACAACACTGGATCACACAATGTGTGCTTAACTATATCAAGAACTTACATATGGACAGCATAGTTGTTCAAGCAATAtacgttattatttttttcaccctGATTAGATTATCCTTTCTGTTTTTAAGAAACACGTTTATTGTTCAAATGATGGTGTATTTGTTACTCGCTTGTTCGTTATATATTATTTCTGTGTACTTTACTTCACTTTTATGCCCATGTTAAGTTTTCATCACTGCATCTTGTTGAATAATTGTCCCGCGGCAATGAGTCACGGGAATGAGATTCGCCTGCTGGTTCTGATGTCGGCGTTGTTAAAAATTGTTGTTAAAAGTTTACAGTCGTATTTTTAAGTAAACTATTTATACTTTTTGTATGTAAAATCTACAAGTTTGTATCACTCATATAAAACACATTCAGCATTATTCGAAGTTCTTTTCATATTCAGTTGTGCACTTTCTACCATTAATTATCGTTTTGCCGCATAATATAAAATGATGTGCGTGATATTACTATTTATATTGTTtgtaattttatacatttatatgtttacttGTTTGCACTGTaagttatttttgaaataaattgctATGAAACATTTACATCGTTTACTCTTTAACTATACAATAAACATACTATACAGAATTGGTTTCAATGTATAATCCTTAATCAGCAACCCTGGTTAAAGAGATATAAAAACAATGTGACTGCAGGAATGGTGAATAAATTGCTTAAAAGATGTTACCTGCAACTTTTTGGGAGGTGACACAAAGAAAGGTCAGTATTAGAGCATCACTAAAACAGCATTACACGTCTCTAAAACGGTAACTTACAATGGAGCACTAAAAAGTTGACTGTTATCCTTACTTGATCTGTAATTTATGGTAATGAGCATTGCAGAttcaagtttcatgaaatttcgTTGAGGTAAACTAAAATTGGAGAACGAAAACAAAACATTCAGCAATTGTTCCACAAAAAAGGCAGGATTAGTCTAGAATGATAAAATTAACGCCACCCAAATACGAACTTTGTCTGTGTTTTATGATAATAGGCATTGTGTGTATGGTTGAGGCAAACTAGGGTCAGGGATCGGAAACTAAAAAAATAGTAGACATTTCATTTACTAGATCGCAGAAGCATAAAAGGTACTCTTATAGAAGtagtaaaattgaataaatgttttaagttcattCTGCAATACTTATCGATATACTGTCAAACGAGAATCTACAAGCTTAATAAGTTTTAAaagtgggacgaaagataccagagggacagtcaaactcgtagatcgaaaataaactgacaacgccatggcttaaaaaaaagacaacagacaaataatagtacagaagacacaatatGGAGAACTAAAGACtacgcaacacgaaccccaccaaaaacgggggtgatctcaggtgcgcaggaagggtaagcagatcctgctcaacatgtgatacccgtcgtgttgcttatgttattacaaatccggtaaattgtctaattcggtaggtcaggttagtgaaaagggaagggtattttaattacgacataaggaacatattcgatatctgtgaaacggttattcaataacggtcaaccaactcgtaatggcgtccgtaaaatttacgaagggatgacttcaacttcaccatttggatctCTTTATAGCTTCATTGTCATgtgcaaccctctatcaagggaatatcgtatcaattcggagatatatactccgtatgctggcgctgctggaatgatgttacatagaaatgacaagtacacaattgggaagctgaaatcatctcttttgtcgtaaagttttgttttcaaccggccctcattgtcaatttctagatatgaggcagacttaactgtatatgtagtatTCTCTATTTCGAttggatagattcgttcaacatagtcaccaagttttgtattatttagtgagagaatgAAGGCGTTAATTCTTTGAAAAGAtgacaatttatttaattttaccacCTAGCCGAATCAAATCCTAAACAGTGTGTCGCGGACGTTTCATTTTTGTTTCGTCATATTTGatctaaattgaaattttaaatgttaattacATTCTACCGCAGCCTATTATGAACACACCAAGAGATTGGTTTTCAGTCACGACAAAACATATACTAGTACCGTAGATTACGAGATTACTAACAATACAAGGTAGAGGAAATTTGTATCAAACATTTTTCCAAGAAATCTTGATAACAGTTGTTATTGAATTCTAAAATAGTATTTTAAGTGAGAGATACATCATTTATTTAATCAATGTCCTCATGTAAAAAAAAGTGAGCAGAGAACATTGGTTATGTGTAATGTTAAGACTCAGCAGGCCGACATATCACGTGTtcttattttcttgtgtatataAAGCTTTGGTGGAAACATCAATACAATACATATCACATATAGGAGAAACTTTCATCAGGAAGAAAATGGATACACTCTGGTTTGCCGTTATATTTTTGGCTGTTGTATACCAAGCCAGTACTGATTGCTGTTGTTTTCCTAACCAGTTACATGGAATTCAGACTTTGTCAACTAAACAAGACACAAATAAATCCCGCACTTCAATCACGGTCAGTATTCATATATTTGTAACAGAAGTGGGATCTGTCATCACCTACATGTATTTCTAACTAAAACATACAATCTCAAATAATGAGTTCCTCTTTTAATTTTGAGTTTTTGCTGCTATACAAAATCAAAGTTGTGGAACATATTATATCAGAATCATTTTGTTATTCCATTTTCGCTAGCCAAGTAATACGATCCACTCCCTTCTTCCGTGGCTAGCAGAGCTGTTTGTTATCCATGCACatgcaatagaccactttcgagttcatccgtcaccggaaaaaactcgtcaattatacgcgccttgatgacgtcatttaccagatagagggggtcgcctgtatccctatttacgttcatcaagcgtcttagtgatcgtcattgtgcaggattaACTAGAAacaatggttgttctgtaggtacttaatgacaattccctaatgacagcaatgctgatttgtcaattttgagaattcaatttgccgaatagtttcgtacaatatagaattatagttttccaaccactcgctcaacattggaatggaagtgacgacgcccctaaacacacaaatgacgttcactaaaaccagagtttttgacggaaatgcatcgaactcgaaagttgtcaaTTAGTTTCTCATTCATTACAGTCttgaacattaaaactaaatatcAATTAAACGACAGTGCCAAATGATAGTGTTCGGTACAGTGCAACAATGTTTAACATATTCCGGTACAGTTCTTTGGAACAGTATtccttttcaaataaaaaaagataaaaacgaTAGAACAGTTCAAACaaagtttttataatttcttgtttctgaactataaatgtaattatcagATGAAATTTACCTATGAAATGAAAGTCCATATATCTATCTTGTACATCTGACATTAACAAAATATGGTCATGATCCTATTCTGTATGTTTTAGCCTTTTGTTTTGCATAAAAAGTatgtatgtaaatgtatatataatattattgtatattttgaattattca
This genomic interval carries:
- the LOC143057184 gene encoding uncharacterized protein LOC143057184 — its product is MNRQGQPGGPGGDKRQQQLDQISKGFRQFPLSPYMLLASMAFWTFLTYASFKGIQYFGVHRRLDDTDLVPNCPVKFGATVEDNIIVVENYTGGESMPYVKRIGSQKFSDSFIGEEAPVELTEIPPIVTAVTSSDFYNLQRIIEQTASIAPKKNIKLNLIVYDLGLYSKEAALIKKHCNCDFRTFEWSVYPYHVSDMNIRAWMPIIIQMILEEFGSAMWIDPSASINNVQELNQFKYRADRSFFLYEYPIFTAINAYTNPKMFKHLNEKRCTFVDLGMMDTRVMVLYRTKQTWYGIMKPWLKCALTKDCIAPDGARRTECFHYKRPKSTGCHWYEQSIFSIIINRVYQFTINSDKFKAPHAVHFDETELVYYFPEQPWTYTQIFLIFTLPPMVLVTLWYLKKRRDASKRNKFYNR